The genome window CGCTCGCGAAATGACATACCCGCTCCCACCGTGGCCGAAACCCTGGTCCCCGATGAACGACGCCGAACCCATGTACAGCTTATCCTTCGGCGAGAACTGCCGCAGCCACAGAACGAGATTCGTCCATACGACGTATGTGTCGCTTTCAATGAAAACGTACCAGTCCATGTGTGGCCGCTGCGCCCACGTCTTCTCCACCATGTGCAGGAACTTGTACTTGTCGAGCGTCCAGGCAGCCTTGCCGTCGTTCTTGAGCGTGGCGATGTCCAGCCCCCCGCGCTGATACGCTTGTTGCTGCCGGTAGAGCTCAAAGTCGGCATGCGTGGCTTTCATGCTTGCGTTGAAGTCCGCCAGCGCATCAAAGATATGGTACGGGCCGATCTGCTCCTCGAGgtcggagaagatcaaaaaGTCCCGCGCGCATCCGAGCGTTGTCAGCAGCTGCGTCGGTAACTTCTCGTAGATCTCCGTCGCGCCCGTTTTCACGATGAACAGGATGTTCCCTGGGTCTGGCACCGCGTGGCACCGCCGGTCGGTATGCTGGAAGTCGTCGCTTGAGCCGCCAGATGGGCCAGGATTAGTACCGTGGCTGCTGGAAGTCGGTTTTGCGATCGTCCCATGCAGAGCCGGCATCATCTCGTAGAAGAGCACCAAAgtacagaagaagaggacggCGGCCAGCGCCATTGGTGCGAAACGGCGAAGTTCCGGCTTTAGCTTCAATTCCAACGGCTTCATGTCGAACGGCGACCGTAATCAAGAGCTTAGCTCGGTTGGAGCGTGCTGCAGATGTGTCGGGCACATGTGGGTGGATATATCAGCGGCCGGGGTAAGCTCGACAAAGACGGATGAAGAAGGAAGCAACCCCGCTGCGAGAGAAGAGTGAGACGCGGCTTTGGCTTGTGAGACACTCCCAATATATTCTGCTCTAGCGCCCTAAACATAGAAATTTAATACTCAATGAGTGACCGTGTGCGCCATCCAGGGTCCAGGGTTGGTCGGGGCTGATCAATGTCCGGCCGTAAGCCGTTGCTCTGCCGAGTGTGGCTGAACAGAGACTGAAAGTGAGCACTAAGGTCGGCTTTCACCATTACATCGCGCTAGATGGTTCCACCGTCCACTTATCATCATAATGGCAATGATGGTGGAGATGTTGGACAGAAATATTGGTGGCTCAGTTATTTTCAGCTCCGGGAGCTAGGATCTGTGGGATTGGAAAACGCCTATCATCGCTGGGGAAACGGAGTCTGCCCCACGCAGTTCCAACTGACAGACTCTATTAATTGCGACATGGACAAGCTAGTTTCAGCCTTGTCGATGCTATTGGTTTGGATCAGGAGGGTCAATGTCTCCGATTTGCTGTCAGCAGAGAGTTGGACAATCCACAGTGAAACGGTGTCTTTTGGGTGGAGTTTTCTAGCGTTGAACACATGCTCGACTCGACAGCGCTTCCAATGTCGCGTTATCACTAGGCAAatctgtcatcatcatcatcatctatcTACACACTCTTCAACCGTGAGTGCCAACAAATGAATCAACTAGAGCACCAGTTGCCGATTTCTCACTGCCGTGTTCGCTGTCGGATCCGAGACATCCTCGTGTTTTCTCCACTGCTTCAGCCACACCCCAACAAACCGTATGATTTCCTGTTGCAGGGCGACTATGGCCTTTGGTGCGGTCTTCCCTTGCTGCACATCTTGTTCGGACAAGCCGTTCTGATCCCAGTGGTGCACCGCACCGCGAATCCCATCCCAGACATCCTCGGCCGGGACATCGACAAGGATAAATGGCTCCTCGTCCGTGGACTGTCTTGGTCGTGTACCGTCGGCATGCGGTGTCGCGTCCCGCCAAGGATCGGCCAGTCCATCGATAATGGCCGCCCGGGGATATGAGAAGTTGAACCCGCCATGCTTGTTAATCCGGTCGGTGTCAGGAGGtgtggtgatgttgaagtcCTCCTTGCAGAACCGAGATTCGCCGGCAAGCGTGATCAAACGAGAGATAAGAGGCAGTCTATCTTTTGGAACGCTTGATCCCGGCATGAAGTATCCCCATTCCGTGCAGACCTGATACCCCCAGCTAACCCCAGACGATTTTTGCAGTGATTGTGGGGACTTGTGACTGGAGGTACCGCGAACCTCGTCAAGATGGGAGAACATCGTGGCGTTCATGTAACCAGCGTAGTTGAGCATCCCCGTCACCAAGCTGGAGTTGGTTGCATCATACTTTGTGGCGGAGATGACCTCCTCCGTCCACGCCTTCATGGTATTATTCTGCTGGTAGAGCAACGACGGGCTGGTGAGATTCTTGCAATATCTCTGAAAAGTGCCATCGCCGACCGCAGGATCCCAGTTCCGGCCTTGAAAGGCTCCAAGGGTGCTCGAGAGAGCCGCAGCGAAGAACTCGTCATCGACATCGGAGGAAGTTGCACCAAAAACGGCCTTGAGGTGCGATTTCAGTGTCTCATTCTTGGCATGCTCAATCAGTATAGTATCCACAATATCCATGAACGTTTCAATACTCCATATGCAGTCGGACGGTGCAAATTGGCGAATAGGCTCATAGTATTGCCAATAATCTACAATGGCCTCGGTGACTCCTGACGACGACACCACCCCGAAGAAGACCTCCGGGTAGACCTTGCGAAGAAAAGCCACAAATGCTCCGGCATAGGAGCCTCCGTAACCAATCCACGGCACGGCGTCAGCTGTCAGATTCAGGTGCTCCAGTCCGGGGAAAACAACGTTGGAAGCAAAGTAAGCGTAATCCGCCATTGCTTGCTCTGTTGAAAGGAACCGAATGTTCTTCGTGGTGAGATCGGCGAAGGGGTAGCTCTCCCCGTAATAGCGGTGCTCCAGGATAACTCCGAGACCATTATAGGTCTTGGCTAACTGGGTC of Aspergillus fumigatus Af293 chromosome 2, whole genome shotgun sequence contains these proteins:
- a CDS encoding glycosyltransferase family 31 protein → MKPLELKLKPELRRFAPMALAAVLFFCTLVLFYEMMPALHGTIAKPTSSSHGTNPGPSGGSSDDFQHTDRRCHAVPDPGNILFIVKTGATEIYEKLPTQLLTTLGCARDFLIFSDLEEQIGPYHIFDALADFNASMKATHADFELYRQQQAYQRGGLDIATLKNDGKAAWTLDKYKFLHMVEKTWAQRPHMDWYVFIESDTYVVWTNLVLWLRQFSPKDKLYMGSASFIGDQGFGHGGSGYVISRALMEAFVGKEQRMADRYDDVIPNECCGDFVLGRTIKQELGVGIRNFWPQVNGEKPATLEFGSKQWCQPVVTMHHVMPRERSAIFDFEQARDDVAVCYAPLIFRELSELSFPTGRMRVQEDDWDNLADVPVALDNPSMEACRDQCLSQDTCFQWRYSKDECHVSTQSFKIGTKRLPEYHRRWFSGWNVARIQKWRDEHPCEKPAWVKPH
- a CDS encoding putative extracelular serine carboxypeptidase, with the protein product MQLQAVLFLIGTFLASAAQGFDISPLELQFPLLHQLRLLEDETGASLHLTSLKEFVDHNFSVPIDHFHNESRYEPHTRDHFNLRYWFDASHYKEGGPVFLIAAGETNGRDRFPFLSHGIVTQLAKTYNGLGVILEHRYYGESYPFADLTTKNIRFLSTEQAMADYAYFASNVVFPGLEHLNLTADAVPWIGYGGSYAGAFVAFLRKVYPEVFFGVVSSSGVTEAIVDYWQYYEPIRQFAPSDCIWSIETFMDIVDTILIEHAKNETLKSHLKAVFGATSSDVDDEFFAAALSSTLGAFQGRNWDPAVGDGTFQRYCKNLTSPSLLYQQNNTMKAWTEEVISATKYDATNSSLVTGMLNYAGYMNATMFSHLDEVRGTSSHKSPQSLQKSSGVSWGYQVCTEWGYFMPGSSVPKDRLPLISRLITLAGESRFCKEDFNITTPPDTDRINKHGGFNFSYPRAAIIDGLADPWRDATPHADGTRPRQSTDEEPFILVDVPAEDVWDGIRGAVHHWDQNGLSEQDVQQGKTAPKAIVALQQEIIRFVGVWLKQWRKHEDVSDPTANTAVRNRQLVL